One window of Nymphaea colorata isolate Beijing-Zhang1983 chromosome 1, ASM883128v2, whole genome shotgun sequence genomic DNA carries:
- the LOC116262299 gene encoding G-type lectin S-receptor-like serine/threonine-protein kinase At2g19130 isoform X2, producing the protein MGSRILLLWPLLIYCYQGPTFAANTISPGQALTGNQKIASSGGIFELGYFVLGNPKRYYLGIWYKQIPTDNVVWVANRDNPLQDNTAEFKISEDGNLVLLTQSKVISWSTNVTSTPSSPSRIVVLEDSGNLVLRDANSSNNIVWDSFGHPTHTWLPGGSLGLNKVTNEYQMLISWKNEKDPSPGPFSLELDRDGASQYFLFWNRTQKYWTTGRWNNQSFTGVTEMAVKYIYNFSFVSNDKGQYFTYWVNSSIVTKFVIGPSGRIMQLTWSKEVQQWIAIWAQPKEQCEVYGLCGDFGVCDQDKQNPCNCIDGFEPASPQDWGLSDWSEGCRRKFALQCERDQFSLQPGLNSSVNSSTVRVSNAESCKSACQEDCSCTAYSYQKSGCLIWKGDLLNLRQQSVGNENSIYVRVSNLETLDRGLNKKNAATVIIGVSVGNVLAILVIIWLLVWIFRKLSSSQDSKMQGMLVSFRYKDLQTATKNFSDKLGGGGFGSVFKGTLPDSSIVAVKKLEGPRQGEKQFRTEVSTLGTIQHVNLVRLRGFCSEGMKRLLVYDFMQSGSLDFHLFNFNSEPLNWRTRYEIAVGTARGISYLHEKCRDCIIHCDIKPENILLDAQFCPKVADFGLAKLLGREFSRVLTTFRGTRGYLAPEWLSGLPITTKADVYSYGMMLLELISGRRNVEHSEDGKVGYFPTWAANKILEGEEFELLDPRLEGEADVGELTIACRIAIWCIQDEENSRPSMGQVVQVFEKLLEFGKPPVPRSLQVLVSHQENIVFFSDGSDRSSKLQTTDSSTCQAKSSFSV; encoded by the exons ATGGGTTCTCGTATTCTGCTATTGTGGCCTCTACTTATCTACTGCTACCAAGGTCCAACTTTTGCAGCAAACACCATCTCTCCAGGCCAAGCTCTCACGGGGAACCAGAAAATTGCTTCCTCCGGTGGCATATTTGAGTTGGGGTACTTCGTCCTTGGCAACCCAAAAAGATACTACCTGGGCATCTGGTACAAGCAAATTCCAACCGACAACGTGGTGTGGGTAGCCAATAGAGACAATCCTCTCCAGGACAACACAGCGGAGTTCAAGATCTCAGAAGATGGCAACTTGGTCCTTCTGACACAATCAAAAGTCATCTCTTGGTCTACGAACGTGACTTCAACTCCAAGTTCACCTTCAAGAATTGTTGTCCTTGAAGACAGTGGTAATCTTGTCCTGAGAGATGCTAATTCTTCTAACAATATTGTGTGGGACAGTTTCGGTCACCCGACGCATACTTGGTTGCCTGGTGGAAGTCTGGGACTAAATAAGGTAACAAACGAGTATCAAATGCTCATTTcgtggaaaaatgaaaaggatccCTCTCCTGGACCGTTCTCTCTAGAGCTTGATCGGGATGGAGCTTCCCAATATTTCTTGTTCTGGAATAGGACCCAAAAATACTGGACGACTGGACGTTGGAACAATCAGTCTTTCACTGGGGTGACTGAAATGGCAGTCAAATATATCTACAATTTCAGCTTTGTTTCAAACGACAAAGGTCAATACTTCACGTACTGGGTCAATAGCAGCATCGTGACAAAGTTTGTGATAGGCCCCTCTGGGCGGATCATGCAATTGACATGGAGCAAAGAAGTACAACAGTGGATCGCAATATGGGCACAACCAAAAGAGCAATGTGAAGTATATGGTCTCTGTGGAGATTTTGGGGTTTGTGATCAGGATAAGCAGAATCCTTGTAATTGCATTGACGGGTTTGAACCAGCATCTCCTCAAGACTGGGGATTGTCGGATTGGTCTGAAGGTTGCAGGAGAAAGTTCGCATTGCAGTGTGAGAGAGATCAATTTTCCTTGCAACCGGGGCTGAACTCTTCTGTAAATTCTAGTACAGTGAGAGTGAGCAATGCCGAGAGTTGTAAATCAGCTTGCCAAGAAGATTGTTCATGTACTGCCTACTCTTATCAAAAGAGTGGGTGCTTAATATGGAAAGGAGACCTTCTGAATCTCCGGCAGCAGTCTGTTGGTAATGAAAACAGTATTTATGTTCGTGTTTCTAATTTGGAGACGCTGGACAGAGGGCTTAATAAGAAAAATGCTGCTACTGTGATTATTGGAGTCTCGGTAGGCAATGTTCTGGCTATTCTAGTGATCATTTGGTTGTTGGTTTGGATATTCAGAAAGCTCTCAAGCTCTCAGGATTCAAAGATGCAGGGAATGCTAGTATCTTTTAGATATAAAGATTTGCAAACTGCGACAAAAAATTTCTCAGATAAGTTGGGAGGAGGCGGTTTTGGCTCCGTTTTCAAGGGAACTCTGCCTGATTCATCAATTGTTGCTGTAAAGAAACTAGAAGGCCCGAGGCAAGGGGAGAAGCAATTCAGAACTGAGGTCAGCACACTCGGGACAATCCAACATGTCAATCTCGTTCGCCTTCGTGGGTTTTGCTCAGAAGGTATGAAAAGGTTGCTTGTTTATGATTTCATGCAGAGCGGATCATTGGATTTCCATCTGTTTAATTTCAATTCTGAACCACTGAATTGGAGAACAAGATATGAAATTGCTGTTGGGACAGCAAGAGGAATAAGTTACCTTCATGAAAAATGTAGAGACTGCATCATACATTGTGATATCAAGCCAGAAAACATCCTCCTTGATGCTCAATTCTGCCCCAAGGTCGCTGATTTTGGGTTGGCCAAGCTCTTAGGTCGAGAATTTAGCCGGGTCTTGACAACTTTCAGAGGCACAAGGGGTTACCTTGCACCAGAATGGCTCTCCGGTTTGCCAATTACGACTAAGGCCGACGTTTATAGCTATGGAATGATGCTGTTAGAATTGATCTCAGGGAGAAGAAATGTGGAGCACTCTGAGGATGGGAAGGTCGGGTATTTTCCTACTTGGGCTGCGAACAAGATTCTTGAGGGCGAAGAGTTTGAGTTGCTTGATCCTAGATTGGAAG GTGAAGCGGATGTGGGAGAGCTCACCATAGCTTGTAGAATTGCTATATGGTGTATTCAGGATGAAGAGAATTCTAGGCCCTCTATGGGGCAAGTAGTTCAGGTTTTTGAGAAACTCTTGGAGTTTGGCAAGCCACCTGTGCCGAGGTCTCTTCAGGTTCTCGTGAGCCACCAAGAAAACATTGTCTTCTTCTCTGACGGATCTGACAGAAGTTCTAAACTGCAGACCACAGACTCGAGCACTTGTCAGGCTAAAAGTTCCTTTTCAGTATGA
- the LOC116244818 gene encoding uncharacterized protein LOC116244818, giving the protein MEEGLISVDKWTTVSQVYFLTHLHSDHTQGLTPKWSKGPLYCSPITARLFPVRFPGFDMLLVRVLEAGKPQTLTLVSRSSHSKVLVEVTAIDARHCPGALMYLFRGQFGSVLYTGDFRWEIGDMKAVEGKNILLNALGDKKLDLLYMDNTYCNPSFSFPPRKVAAQQVVDIMTSHPHHDFVIGVDNLGKEDLLLHISQMLNTKIWVWPERLRVMHLLGFEDAFTTKTCLTRVRAVPRYSLTFETIESLNTVRPTIAILPTGLPWGKKFLDQKSLSYSCVSLCKEGSDIFAETGHSSEIFKSPRKLHQHMFAVSYSEHSCFKEIEEFLKYVNPSRISGIVSSAFCCINPRHYLDHLCKDESDNLCCKDSRGKLGLSVAWKAESVLECDKAFGIDKQINISGLLKGCKLRADSPKVLGVQRSMISKIRRRVRGVKIDHNDNFY; this is encoded by the exons ATGGAGGAAGGGTTGATCTCCGTCGACAAATGGACGACGGTGAGTCAGGTTTACTTCCTCACTCACCTTCACTCGGATCACACCCAGGGTTTGACACCAAAATGGAGCAAGGGACCCCTCTACTGCTCCCCGATCACCGCGAGGCTGTTCCCGGTGAGGTTTCCGGGCTTCGATATGTTGCTGGTTCGCGTTCTTGAGGCCGGTAAACCGCAGACCCTAACTCTGGTATCGAGGAGCTCACATTCGAAGGTTCTTGTTGAAGTAACTGCTATCGATGCTCGTCATTGCCCAG GTGCTCTAATGTATTTGTTTCGTGGACAATTTGGTTCTGTGCTATACACTGGTGATTTTCGTTGGGAGATCGGAGATATGAAGGCTGTTGAAGGGAAAAATATTCTCCTTAATGCCCTTGGTGATAAGAAACTGGATCTTCTTTACATGGATAATACTTATTGCAatccatcattttcatttcccCCTCGTAAAGTTGCAGCTCAGCAG GTAGTTGATATCATGACGTCCCACCCTcatcatgattttgtcattggTGTTGATAATCTTGGTAAAGAGGACCTGCTGCTTCACATCTCGCAGATGCTAAACACAAAG ATATGGGTATGGCCTGAACGTTTGCGAGTGATGCACCTTCTAGGTTTCGAGGATGCTTTCACTACAAAAACTTGCCTTACTCGTGTGAGAGCTGTCCCTCGTTACAGTCTGACATTTGAAaccatcgagtctttgaacacAGTGCGGCCCACTATCGCAATACTACCTACAGGTCTTCCatggggaaaaaaattcttagaCCAAAAAAGCTTGAGCTATTCATGCGTATCATTATGCAAGGAAGGCAGTGATATCTTTGCTGAAACTGGCCACTCAAGTGAAATATTTAAATCGCCAAGAAAGTTGCACCAGCATATGTTTGCTGTCTCCTACTCAGAGCATTCATGCTTCAAAGAGATTGAAGAGTTCCTTAAGTATGTCAATCCTTCCAGGATAAGTGGCATCGTTTCCTCAGCTTTCTGTTGCATCAACCCACGCCATTACTTGGATCATCTGTGCAAAGACGAGTCAGACAACCTCTGTTGCAAAGATTCAAGGGGAAAGTTGGGCCTGTCTGTGGCTTGGAAAGCTGAATCAGTCTTAGAGTGCGATAAGGCCTTCGGAATTGATAAACAGATAAACATATCTGGACTACTGAAGGGATGTAAACTAAGGGCCGACTCACCAAAAGTATTGGGTGTCCAGAGGAGCATGATAagcaaaataagaagaagagtgCGTGGTGTGAAGATTGACCACAATGATAACTTCTATTGA
- the LOC116262299 gene encoding G-type lectin S-receptor-like serine/threonine-protein kinase At2g19130 isoform X1 — MGSWMLLPWLRILLCSLLFCCYGSQIFAANTISSGQALTGNQTITSSKGVFELGYVFLGNPKRYYLGIRYKQIPTDNVVWVANRDKPLQDNTAEFKISEDGNLVLLTQSKVISWSTNVTSTPSSPSRIVVLEDSGNLVLRDANSSDKLWDSFSHPTHTWLPGGSLGLNKVTNENQLLTSWKNKEDPSPGPFSLELDPNGSAQYFIVWNRTQQYWTSGVWNNQTFSGVPEMRANYLYNFSFVENDTARYFTYSVYNSSILTKFVIDLSGQIKQLTWVEESQQWIVFWAQPRDQCEVYGLCGDFGVCDQDKQNPCNCVDGFEPASPQVWGLSDWSGGCRRKVALQCERDQFSLQPGLNSPANNSTVRVNNAEGCKSACLEDCSCTAYSYQNSGCLIWKGGLLNLRQQSVGNENSIYVRVSNLETLDRVLNKKNAATVIIGVSVGSVLAILVIIWLLVWIFRKLSSSQDSKMQGMLVSFRYKDLQTATKNFSDKLGGGGFGSVFKGTLPDSSVVAVKKLEGPRQGEKQFRTEVSTIGTIQHVNLVRLRGFCSEGMKRLLVYDFMQNGSLDFHLFNFNSEPLNWRTRYEIAVGTARGISYLHEKCRDCIIHCDIKPENILLDAQFCPKVADFGLAKLLGREFSRVLTTFRGTRGYLAPEWLSGLPITAKADVYSYGMMLLELISGRRNVEHSEDGKVGYFPTWAANKILESEEFALLDPRLGGEADVGELTIACRIAIWCIQDEENSRPSMGQVVQVFEKLLEFGKPPVPRSLQVLVSHQENIVFFSDGSDRSSKLQTTDSSTCQAKSSFSV, encoded by the coding sequence ATGGGTTCTTGGATGTTGCTGCCATGGCTCAGAATTCTCCTTTGTTCCCTGCTCTTCTGCTGTTACGGCAGTCAAATTTTTGCAGCAAACACTATCTCTTCAGGCCAAGCTCTCACGGGGAACCAGACAATTACCTCCTCGAAAGGCGTATTTGAGTTGGGGTACGTCTTCCTTGGCAACCCAAAAAGATACTACCTGGGCATCCGGTACAAGCAAATTCCAACCGACAACGTGGTGTGGGTAGCCAATAGAGACAAACCTCTCCAGGACAACACAGCGGAGTTCAAGATCTCAGAAGATGGCAACTTGGTCCTTCTGACACAATCAAAAGTCATCTCTTGGTCTACGAACGTGACTTCAACTCCAAGTTCACCTTCAAGAATTGTTGTCCTTGAAGACAGTGGTAATCTTGTCCTGAGAGATGCTAATTCTTCTGACAAATTGTGGGACAGTTTCAGTCACCCGACGCATACTTGGTTGCCTGGTGGAAGTCTGGGACTTAATAAGGtaacaaatgaaaatcaacTACTTACTTCGTGGAAGAATAAAGAGGATCCCTCTCCTGGGCCATTCTCTCTAGAGCTCGACCCAAATGGATCTGCTCAATATTTTATAGTTTGGAATAGGACCCAGCAGTACTGGACCAGCGGAGTTTGGAACAATCAAACTTTCAGTGGAGTGCCAGAGATGAGAGCCAACTACCTCTATAATTTCAGCTTTGTTGAAAATGACACAGCTAGATACTTCACGTATTCGGTCTACAATAGCAGCATCTTGACAAAGTTTGTCATAGACCTATCTGGGCAGATCAAGCAATTGACATGGGTCGAAGAATCACAACAATGGATCGTGTTCTGGGCACAGCCAAGAGATCAATGTGAAGTATATGGTCTCTGTGGAGATTTTGGGGTTTGTGATCAGGATAAGCAGAATCCTTGCAATTGCGTTGACGGGTTTGAACCAGCATCTCCTCAAGTCTGGGGATTGTCGGATTGGTCTGGAGGTTGCAGGAGAAAGGTCGCATTGCAGTGTGAGAGAGATCAATTTTCCTTGCAACCGGGGCTGAACTCTCCTGCAAATAATAGTACAGTGAGAGTGAACAATGCCGAGGGTTGTAAATCAGCTTGCCTAGAAGATTGTTCATGTACTGCCTACTCTTATCAAAATAGTGGGTGCTTAATATGGAAAGGAGGCCTTCTGAATCTCCGGCAGCAGTCTGTTGGTAATGAAAACAGTATTTATGTTCGTGTTTCTAATTTGGAGACGCTCGACAGAGTGCTTAATAAGAAAAATGCTGCTACTGTGATTATTGGAGTCTCGGTAGGCAGTGTTCTGGCTATTCTAGTGATCATTTGGTTGTTGGTTTGGATATTCAGAAAGCTCTCAAGCTCTCAGGATTCAAAGATGCAGGGAATGCTAGTATCTTTTAGATATAAAGATTTGCAAACTGCGACAAAAAATTTCTCAGATAAGTTGGGAGGAGGCGGTTTTGGCTCCGTTTTCAAGGGAACTCTGCCTGATTCATCAGTTGTTGCTGTAAAGAAACTAGAAGGCCCGAGGCAGGGGGAGAAGCAATTCAGAACTGAGGTCAGCACAATCGGGACAATCCAACATGTCAATCTTGTTCGCCTTCGTGGGTTTTGCTCAGAAGGTATGAAAAGGTTGCTTGTTTATGATTTCATGCAGAACGGATCATTGGATTTCCATCTGTTTAATTTCAATTCTGAACCACTAAATTGGAGAACAAGATATGAAATTGCAGTTGGGACAGCAAGAGGAATAAGCTACCTTCATGAAAAATGTAGAGACTGCATCATACATTGTGATATCAAGCCAGAAAACATCCTTCTTGATGCTCAATTCTGCCCCAAGGTCGCTGATTTTGGGTTGGCCAAGCTCTTAGGTCGAGAATTTAGCCGGGTCTTGACAACTTTCAGAGGCACAAGGGGTTACCTTGCACCAGAATGGCTCTCCGGTTTGCCAATTACGGCTAAGGCTGACGTTTATAGCTATGGAATGATGCTGTTAGAGTTGATCTCAGGGAGGAGAAATGTGGAGCACTCTGAGGATGGGAAGGTCGGGTATTTTCCTACTTGGGCTGCGAACAAAATTCTTGAGAGCGAAGAGTTTGCGTTGCTTGATCCTAGATTGGGAGGTGAAGCGGATGTGGGAGAGCTCACCATAGCTTGTAGAATTGCTATATGGTGTATTCAGGATGAAGAGAATTCTAGGCCCTCTATGGGGCAAGTAGTTCAGGTTTTTGAGAAACTCTTGGAGTTTGGCAAGCCACCTGTGCCGAGGTCTCTTCAGGTTCTCGTGAGCCACCAAGAAAACATTGTCTTCTTCTCTGACGGATCTGACAGAAGTTCTAAACTGCAGACCACAGACTCGAGCACTTGTCAGGCTAAAAGTTCCTTTTCAGTATGA